In one Oryzias latipes chromosome 13, ASM223467v1 genomic region, the following are encoded:
- the ttc36 gene encoding tetratricopeptide repeat protein 36 has protein sequence MASANDRAVLQAIFNPTSPFGDIPGINREEELTDDDSGFDTELLKQVKELEMRGVSAAEAGDLQGALQLFSQAIQILPERASAYNNRAQALRLQGDTTGALQDLDRAIVLSGGDGRTGCQALVQRGLLRRLGSQMDEARADFEKAASLGSEFARQQAVVLNPYAALCNKMLSEVINKLRNPNMSEAQ, from the exons ATGGCTTCAGCAAATGACAGAGCTGTTCTTCAAGCCATATTCAACCCCACCAGCCCCTTTGGTGACATCCCCGGCATCAACCGAGAGGAAGAATTAACTGATGATG ACAGCGGTTTTGACACAGAGTTGCTGAAGCAAGTGAAAGAGCTGGAGATGCGGGGCGTCTCGGCAGCAGAGGCTGGGGATTTGCAGGGTGCACTTCAGCTGTTCAGCCAGGCAATCCAGATCCTGCCTGAGCGAGCTTCTGCCTACAACAACCGAGCGCAGGCCCTGCGGCTGCAGGGGGACACCACAG GAGCCTTGCAGGATCTGGACAGAGCCATTGTCCTGAGCGGCGGCGACGGACGGACCGGCTGCCAGGCTCTGGTGCAAAGAGGCCTCCTACGAAGATTAGGGAGCCAGATGGATGAAGCACGCGCAGATTTTGAGAAAGCAGCTTCACTCGGAAGTGAATTTGCCCGACAGCAGGCCGTGGTTCTTAATCCATATGCTGCCTTGTGCAACAAGATGTTGTCTGAGGTGATCAACAAACTCCGCAACCCCAACATGTCAGAGGCGCAGTAG
- the fbxo40 gene encoding F-box only protein 40 — MPKVHHEHCDKCFSAHCQVLVQTSRSCMVTKCPKNCGTVLHACKREEHVLLCPNETVPCLNAFYGCPLTMQRQKLAKHLEVCPASVVCCSQEWNRWPVSDTNETFYRSVSEKLQSDSEVSLDVALALRDQALLFQSIKMKCIFPEMMADELQMSASGELSCSSDFSEFTENGCAEELEEKKEEGRHDLAKSEEVANIQNYTSWEKIFRKEKEGCNQTVKNLNKETRGKKEQEASKDQEGLRDAADRNAVASRGLHGITGLAPWQDGVLDRLCREANMAEYNMYLVHNGSMLINFGQLAACTPREKDFVYGNLEPIEVKTVRSYKVPTSYRAKRVHLENPACKAKIRHQSVDTTDLGFSVEDLPKSDEIGSALLCSMEKELKGHLISESTSTDGFYIDVGTQTHSFPSAPFRADASLTDLIANKHPGLHVSVETESVTRRHNRRSSAFSYECGQFFRRDEFPSHVRNAHCDIQAQLNGWFQQRCPLAYLGCTHTQMRFHPAGQQATITFKKDASAMALQPLVPSSLRESEKNPGGSATPQLDILSSLPLEILQNIAAHLDSFTLSQLSLVSHLMRDVCGSLLRQRGMVFLHWTKKTYSHGGTSWKCHKKVWRFSSLFSSVDRWSFTDVRSMSDHLQSCSFYQRDERREPVALPCLREVTDRCREVKHRR, encoded by the exons ATGCCAAAAGTCCACCATGAGCATTGTGACAAGTGCTTCAGCGCTCACTGTCAAGTCCTAGTGCAGACCTCCAGGTCCTGCATGGTAACCAAATGTCCCAAAAACTGTGGTACCGTCCTGCATGCGTGCAAACGGGAGGAGCATGTGCTTCTTTGTCCAAATGAGACGGTCCCTTGTCTTAATGCGTTCTATGGCTGCCCTCTAACAATGCAGCGACAGAAGCTGGCCAAACACTTAGAAGTCTGTCCTGCCAGCGTGGTTTGCTGCTCTCAGGAGTGGAACCGCTGGCCTGTTTCTGACACCAACGAGACCTTTTACAGGAGCGTGTCAGAAAAGCTTCAGTCAGACTCTGAGGTGAGCCTGGACGTCGCTTTGGCTCTCAGGGATCAAGCCCTGCTCTTTCAGTCcatcaaaatgaaatgcattTTCCCTGAAATGATGGCGGATGAACTTCAGATGTCAGCTTCAGGAGAGCTGTCGTGCTCTTCAGACTTCAGTGAATTTACAGAGAATGGCTgtgcagaggagctggaggagaaaaAGGAAGAGGGGAGACATGATTTGGCAAAGAGCGAAGAAGTAGCAAATATTCAAAATTACACCTCCTGGGAGAAGATTTTCAGGAAGGAGAAGGAGGGATGCAACCAAACTGTCAAAAACCTGAACAAGGAGACCAGAGGAAAGAAAGAGCAAGAAGCATCAAAGGATCAGGAGGGGCTGAGAGATGCAGCTGATAGAAATGCTGTTGCTTCCAGAGGTTTGCACGGCATAACCGGGCTCGCGCCATGGCAAGACGGAGTCCTTGATAGATTATGCAGAGAAGCCAACATGGCAGAATACAACATGTACCTTGTGCACAACGGCTCAATGTTGATTAACTTTGGCCAGCTGGCTGCATGCACCCCAAGGGAGAAGGATTTTGTATATGGGAATCTGGAGCCGATTGAGGTTAAGACAGTCCGCTCATACAAAGTTCCCACCAGCTACAGAGCAAAGCGCGTTCACCTGGAGAATCCTGCATGCAAGGCCAAGATCAGACACCAGAGTGTTGACACCACAGATCTGGGCTTCTCAGTTGAGGATCTTCCAAAATCGGATGAGATTGGCTCGGCGCTTCTGTGCTCCATGGAAAAGGAGCTAAAGGGACACCTCATCTCGGAGAGCACTTCTACAGACGGTTTCTACATAGACGTTGGAACACAAACGCACAGTTTCCCGTCCGCTCCCTTCAGAGCGGATGCCTCTTTAACAGATCTGATTGCAAACAAACATCCCGGCCTCCATGTCAGTGTCGAAACTGAATCAGTCACCAGGAGACACAACAGAAGAAGTTCCGCCTTTAGTTATGAATGCGGTCAATTCTTCCGCCGCGATGAGTTCCCGTCTCACGTCAGGAACGCTCACTGCGACATCCAGGCCCAGTTGAACGGCTGGTTCCAGCAGCGCTGCCCCTTGGCATACCTCGGCTGCACTCACACCCAGATGAGGTTTCACCCCGCAGGTCAACAAGCCACCATCACGTTTAAGAAAGATGCCAGCGCCATGGCGCTCCAGCCACTCGTCCCTTCATCACTGCGGGAAAGTGAGAAAAATCCTGGAGGAAGTGCTACGCCACAACTCGACATCTTGAGCAGTCTGCCTTTGGAGATCCTCCAGAACATTGCTGCTCACCTCGACAGTTTCACGTTGTCTCAGCTGTCCCTGGTTTCCCATCTGATGAGGGACGTGTGCGGCAGTTTACTGCGGCAGAGGGGCATGGTCTTCCTCCACTGGACAAAAAAGACATATTCTCATGGAGGAACTTCCTGGAAATGCCATAAAAAA GTCTGGAGGTTCAGCTCTCTGTTTTCCTCGGTGGACCGCTGGAGCTTCACAGATGTTCGCTCCATGTCTGATCACCTGCAAAGCTGCTCCTTCTACCAGAGGGATGAGCGCAGGGAGCCGGTGGCCTTGCCCTGCCTCAGGGAGGTTACAGACAGATGCAGAGAAGTCAAGCATAGAAGATAG